In a genomic window of Buteo buteo chromosome 29, bButBut1.hap1.1, whole genome shotgun sequence:
- the TOP6BL gene encoding type 2 DNA topoisomerase 6 subunit B-like, which produces MADEAVRACGRGGGLVEGTPDTPLVPAVAAGGELSRGVEAKDLRGAAWGVLELPGVPSAPAPCCGRILRRARLHLAFQLSPPPGTLSPACVALRRFLHKTSVVHPEVEFHFCVSVNGTVASHTYGRENAWALAGARLRVQSRHFAPPSDPGVAPPCSRIHPTLGTPIRLRVPPPAAAAGLGGELSIVPVAAFCPCRRPTPNLPTRLAAATISWGPGGGAILLDRGHLFLYDPVGLPATPPPPRFFQDPSWLADWERFGFTAAPCDWPEGKEELVTPDAAYTVRHGTGVPGGDRHPQTLLLFLFLRHEDPFQVYDAAARRLLLAHLDQTLLSSRPALATGLRTLVHPVLEELCRWHEGQERLARSLPVVLDAVTAVVTGSTSARFRRACLRAMQVEDTPALAAAVRRSLAEVTHRRQLPCASCETPGDTRRGSPQGPRVRRGRRAEEEEEEEEAWQREVAGLAEWTG; this is translated from the exons ATGGCGGACGAGGCCGTGCGAgcg tgcgggcggggggggggtctggtTGAGGGGACCCCCGACACCCCCCTTGTCCCCGCAGTGGCGGCCGGCGGGGAGCTGAGCCGCGGCGTCGAGGCCAAAGACCTGCGGGGAG CCGCATGGGGGGTGCTGGAGCTACCGGGGGTCCCCAGCGCCCCCGCCCCGTGCTGCGGCCGGATCCTGCGCCGAGCCCGGCTGCATTTGGCTTTCCAg ctcagccccccccccggcacgcTGTCTCCCGCCTGTGTCGCCCTGCGGAGGTTTCTCCATAAGACGAGCGTGGTGCACCCCGAG gTGGAATTTCACTTCTGCGTCAGCGTGAACGGCACCGTGGCCTCGCACACCTACGG GCGGGAGAACGCCTGGGCGCTGGCAGGAGCGCGGCTGCGGGTCCAGAGCCGGCACTTTGCACC GCCGTCAGACCCTGGGGTTGCCCCCCCCTGCAGCAGGATCCATCCCACGCTGGGGACACCCATCCGTCtacgtgtcccccccccggctgccgcGGCGGGCCTGGGGGGGGAACTGAGCATCGTCCCCGTGGCCGCATTCTGCCCCTGCCGCCGTCCCACCCCCAACCTGCCCACCCGCCTCGCCGCCGCCACCATATCCTGGGGTCCCggtgggggt GCCATTCTCCTTGACCGTGGCCACTTGTTCCTCTACGACCCGGTGGGGCTACCGGCCacgccacccccaccccggtTTTTCCAGGATCCCTCCTGGCTGGCCGACTGGGAGCGATTCGGCTTCACCGCGGCCCCCTGTGACTGGCCGGAGGGCAAGGAAG AGCTGGTGACCCCCGATGCCGCCTACACCGTGCGGCACGGAACCGGCGTCCCGGGGGGGGACCGTCACCCCCAGACcctcctgctcttcctcttcctccgccACGAGGATCCCTTCCAGGTTTACGATGCCG CCGCTCGCCGGCTACTGCTGGCCCACCTGGACCAGACGCTGCTGAGCAGCCGCCCGGCGCTGGCCACCGGCCTCCGGACCCTCGTCCACCCCGTCCTGGAGGAGCTGTGCCGCTGGCACGAG GGTCAGGAGCGGCTGGCACGGTCCTTGCCCGTCGTGCTGGACGCGGTGACGGCCGTGGTGACCGGCAGCACCAGCGCCCGTTTTCGGCGGGCCTGCCTGCGCGCCAtgcag GTCGAGGACACCCCGGCGCTGGCGGCGGCCGTCCGGCGGAGCTTGGCCGAAGTCACCCACCGGCGTCAGCTGCCCTGCGCCTCCTGCGAGACCCCCGGGGACACCCGGCGGG